The proteins below come from a single Gossypium raimondii isolate GPD5lz chromosome 2, ASM2569854v1, whole genome shotgun sequence genomic window:
- the LOC105787874 gene encoding uncharacterized protein LOC105787874: MEVAVELEDDLFFADLSKQISLLIMDDEDPVSTCPSVSFQTFSAANYPITQSPYLQEQICRRESKGTGVFIPKASHPRRKHRQGRYSSFNRKSNRHHDNTTKMASQPSYDNSFYPRKG; encoded by the exons ATGGAAGTGGCTGTTGAGCTTGAAGATGATCTGTTTTTTGCAGACTTGAGCAAGCAAATCTCTTTGCTAATCATGGATGATGAAGACCCAGTTTCAACATGTCCTTCAGTTTCCTTCCAG ACATTTTCTGCAGCAAATTATCCAATAACACAATCTCCATATCTCCAAGAACAAATCTGCAGAAGAGAAAGCAAAGGCACTGGAGTTTTTATCCCAAAGGCATCACATCCTAGAAGGAAGCATAGGCAAGGCAGATATAGTTCATTCAACAGGAAGTCTAACAGGCACCATGATAACACTACAAAAATGGCTTCTCAGCCATCTTATGATAATTCTTTTTACCCAAGGAAAGGCTAA
- the LOC105787875 gene encoding uncharacterized protein LOC105787875, producing MEDRKEKNAPWLSVPQFGDWDQKGQVPDYSLDFSKIREMRKQNKREVSRASLGNEEEFINPTANTVSTTPSDDHHHNYPQNHHSPSTRRSFFSYFNCCVKA from the exons ATGGAAGATCGCAAGGAG AAAAATGCACCATGGCTATCAGTACCACAATTTGGTGATTGGGATCAAAAGGGACAGGTGCCAGATTACTCTCTTGACTTCTCAAAGATCAGGGAAATGAGGAAGCAAAACAAGAGGGAAGTTTCAAGAGCCAGTCTTGGTAATGAAGAAGAGTTCATTAACCCAACTGCAAACACTGTTAGCACTACTCCTAGTGATGATCATCACCACAATTACCCTCAGAACCATCACTCTCCATCT ACAAGGCGGAGTTTCTTTAGCTACTTCAATTGCTGCGTCAAGgcttaa